GTGGCGCGGGTCTTCCTCGCCATCCTGCTTGGGGTCGTCGTCAAAGATGATCCGCTCTTGCCCTGCCAGAGCGACGAAGCGCTTACCTTTTGCACGACCGATCAATGTCAGGCCTGCCTGGCGGGCTAGATCGACTCCCCAGGCCGTAAAGCCGGAGCGCGAAACCAGGATTGGAATACCCATCTGGACCGTCTTTATGACCATCTCCGACGTCAGGCGGCCGGTCGTGTAGAAAATCTTATCGTCGGGAGACAATCCCTCCATGAACATATAGCCCGCTATCTTGTCCACTGCGTTATGTCTGCCGACATCCTCCATGTAGACCAGCGGCCGTTCCTCCTCGCAGAGCACGCAACCATGGATCGCGCCCGCTTCGAGATAGAGGCTCGGCGCACCATTGATCTTGCGCGATAGCGCCGCGAGCCACGAGGTCCGCAAACGCGCGTCTTTTGCCAACCGCACGTCTTCAAACTTTTCCATGAGATCGCCGAAAACCGTCCCTTGCGCACAGCCGGAGGTGCGCACCTTTTTCTGCAGCTTCTCCTCGTAATCGGTTTCCCGCTCGGTGCGGACGACGACAACCTCCAGATCTTCGTCATGATCGATCTCGGTAATCCGGTCGTCCGCGCGCAGCATGTTCTGGTTCAGCAAATATCCGACGGCAAGATAATCGACGTGATCGCCGATCGTCATCATGGTGACGATCTCCTGGCGGTTCAGATAAAGCGTCAAGGGCCGTTCCATAACCACCCGTGTCTCAATCGCTTGGCCATCTTGGTCCAAGCCCCTGACGGATTCCGTCAGGCGCGGATCGTCGGGGTTCGGCCGCACCAGAAATTCCCCCAACTCGGCCGCACTGGTGGCCTTCGCCTGACCGCGCCGCAGGCTGCGGACTCCTTTTTCAAGCGGGGTTTCACCTGATGTATGCTGGCGCGTCATTGTGCCGGCGCCTCCTGGTTACCTGATCATGGGCGGATTCGCTGGCCTGAATATGAGCGTCCCGGCGACGCCCTGCAAGTCACTGCGGCATCAGGGACTGGTCCAGGCCTGCGTCAAAAGAAACGCTCGCGCGTCGTTTTTCTTTGTGGCAGCCTGACATTCAACTAGGCGAAAATTGCAAGAGCACGTCCACCATGAAGAGCGCGACCGCTGTCCAACGTCAATCCGCCGCGCGAGCCCCCCTTGCTGCCAAAAGGATCGCCGGCGCTTCGCTGGCGTTGATCCTGGGCCTCGGTCTCCTGACAGTCGGCGGCTTTGCTTCCGGCGACTTGCTGCATGACGCTGCGCATGACGGGCGTCACAGTTTCGCGTTCCCCTGCCACTGACGTCTGACGTGGACTCACTGAAGCTGCTTCGTCCGATACTGTTGACCGCGCTTCCTGCGGGTCTGCTGGCCAGCATTCTTGCCGCGCTGTTCCAGAATGCCTTCGTGGAGCCGCTCATTCTCCAGGCGGAGGCCTTCGAGGTTGCAAACCTCCAGAATCCTAACCCTACTGTCGATTTGGCGCGACTGGCGCTTACCTTCCTGACCACCCTGATCGTCGCTTGCGCCTATGGGCTGCTTTTGACCGCCGCGCTTATGTTTGCCGGCGAAAGAGGCGTGCTCCAAGGCCGGCCGATGGCGAGTGGATTGCTATGGGGCGGCGCAGGGTTCTTTGTCTTCCATCTTGCGCCCGCAATCGGCTTGCCGCCTGAGTTGCCCGGCATGCCTGCCGCCGACCTCGTCGACCGTCAGGTCTGGTGGCTCGGGACCGTCGTTTGCAGCGCCGCGGCTCTGTGGCTCTTGTTCTTGACGCACCGCCCTGTCCTGGCACCCGTCGCCGCCATTCTTCTCGTGCTACCGCACGTGTTGGGTGCGCCGCACCCCAACAATCTTGAAACGGCGGTTCCAGCCGGGTTGGCAGCTGCTTTCACGGCACGTGCTATCGCGGCTTCCCTGCTGCTATGGTTGCCGCTTGGCGCGGCGGTGCTGTGGCTAGCTAAACGTAATGCGTTGCTCGCGACGACGGATGCCGGTTAGCTATGACAAGCGTCTTGGCACGGTGATTCGGACCGATTGCGGCGTCACAGAAAATCACAAGGTCTTAACCCGCAGCAAAATTGGGGTCGTATCGAACACATACGGCTGGTTATGATGCTCGCAATTGGTATGACCAAATAACGCTGGAACACAATCCGGCGGGCAGGGAACGAAAGGCCTTAGAGTTCATGGAAATAGACGGCAAGCAACTGCTGATCTGCAATTGCGAGGGCACGATGCCTTTGGATGGGCGCAAGCTTGGCAAGGCTTGCAAAGCCGTCGGCATTGCAGGCGACGTTGAAATAAACAGCCAGCTTTGCCGCGCCCAAGTGGCCAATTTCGAGACGGCATTGGGCAAGGGAAAGCCTGTCATGGTGGCCTGCACGCAGGAGGCGCCGCTGTTCAACGAAATCGCGAGTGAACGCGCGTTCGAGGGTGAAATCAGTTACTTCAATATACGCGAGCTGGCCGGTTGGTCCGCTCAGGCAGAGCGGGCTGCACCCAAGATCGCGGCACTGGCGGCGGCGGCGGCGGTAGACCCCAAGCCGACCCCCGGCGTCGCTTTCGCGTCGGAAGGCATCTGTCTCGTTTATGGCCATGACGAGAGGGCGCTGGAAGCGGCGGACAAGCTGGCCTCCAGGCTGGACGTCACTGTGTTGTTAACCGGCGATGTAGAAGTCATTCCGCCGCGTACAATGCACTTCCCCATCTTCCGCGGACGCATCACCCAAGCGCGCGGGCACCTGGGTAAGTTTTCCATTAACTTGGACGGTTACGCCGCGGCCGATCCCTCCAGCCGCATGCAGTTACAGTACGGGCCGCCCAAATCGAACGTCTTTACGGAATGCGATTTGATCCTGGATTTGACCGGTGGCACACCGCTCTTTACCGGGCATGAGCGCCGGGACGGCTATCACAGGCCGGACCCCGACAACCCCAGCGCGGTCCTTGAGGCCATTCTGGAACTCTCAGAATCTGTCGGTGAGTTCGAGAAGCCACGCTACGTGCGCTACGACGCAGGAATCTGCGCCCATGGGCGCAGCCGCAAGACCGGCTGCACCCGCTGCCTGGATGTTTGCCCTGCCGGTGCGATCAAGTCGCTGGGCGACATCGTCGAGATCGATGGCCATGTTTGCGCCGGTTGCGGCATGTGCGCGTCGGTCTGTCCCACCGGCGCCGCGACCTACCAGCTTCCGGCGGGCGATAGTCTCTTCATGCGCCTACGCGCCTTGCTGACCGCGTACGATAAAGCCGAGGGACGAGACGCCGTGCTGCTGCTGCACGATGAGCGGTATGGCGGCGAACTGCTGTCGCTCATGAGCCGCGCCGGCCCCGGCCTACCCGCCAATGTTCTGCCATTGGCGATAAACGAGATTACCCAGGTCGGAATTGATTTCCTGACCAGTGCGCTGGCCTTCGGCGCTGAGCAGATCGCGATCCTGGTCGGCCCGGAAAAGTCAGGCGAGCTGGAGGGACTGGCGAGCCAGATCGGCTTGGTGGAAACCGTCATGGAAGGTCTTGGCTATGGCGCCGGACGTGTGACCCTGCTGGACCAGGTCGATCCCGATGCGGTCGCGGAAGCACTCAACGACCTACCTCGCATGAAGAAGGCCCCGGCGGGGTCCTTCTTGCCGATCGGCGGCAAGAGAAGCCGTACGGGCCTCGCCCTGGCACACCTCCATGCGAAGGCCCCCGCACCTGTCGATATCCTGCCGCTACCCAAAGGCGCCCCCTTCGGCACCGTGCAGGTCGACACGAGCGGATGTACGCTCTGCCTTGCCTGCGTCGGCGCCTGTCCGACCGGTGCGCTCTCAGACGATCCGGACCGTCCATTGTTGGCCTTCAACGAAGAAGCCTGTGTGCAGTGCGGCCTATGTAAGAACACCTGTCCAGAGCAGGTTATCGCCCTGGAGCCCAGGTTCAACTTCACGACCGAGGCAAAAAACACCCGCGTTTTGAACGAAGCCGAACCCTTCCATTGCCTGCGCTGCGGCAAGCCGTTTGGTGTCGCACAGTCCGTCGAGCGGATTGCCGACCAACTCGCAGACAAACATCCCATGTTCATGGGCGGTCCGGCGGTCGAACGGATCATGATGTGCGAGGACTGTCGGGTCGTGGTACAATTCGATGCGGCGCAACCACTCGCCAGCGGTGTCAGACCGCGCATACGGACCACTGACGAGGACCTGCGCAACCGCGCTCTTGGCATTGCGGACGAAGAGGATACCTGATGCCGGATTCGACGATCGCCGAGCCTCTCGACAGGCGCTTGCACGCGTTCCGGCCGGATTTGGCCGATGCACGTCTGGAGGGCAAGGTCGCGGCTCCGAAGTTCGTGACCGGAAAACCTGCCCAGCTCGACGCACCGCAAGCCGCGGTCCGCAAAGCGGCCAACGGCGATTCCGAACAGGAAGCCGAACTGCTTTACGGCGATCGCGTTTTGGTCTTCGAGGAAAAAGCTGGATGGGCTTGGATTCAAGGGCAGCGCGACGGCTATGTGGGTTACGTTGAAAGCAAGCTGTTGAGCGATCGGCTTTGGGATCCCACTCATCGGGTCGCAGCGCTTCGCACCCCCCTGTTTGCCGGCCCTGGCCTCAAGACGGCCATTCGCGCCCATCTACACATGGAATCCGCGGTCTGCGTGGAAGAACAGCAAGGCAATTACGGGCAAACACGCGATGGCTGGGTCTATGCACCGCATCTGACCGCCTTCGACCAGACCGAACCGGACTATGTGGCCACGGCGCTCAAGTTTTTAGGAGCCCCCTATGTGTGGGGCGGACGTTCGAGCCTTGGTCTGGATTGCTCCGGACTTGTCCAGATTGCATTGCAGCGCGCCGGGCTCCCCTGCCCGCGCGATAGCGATATGCAAGCCAAAAGCGATCTGCTGGGTGAACAACTTGTCGTTACGTCGGCACCTGAGCGCGGCGACTTGATCTACTGGAAAGGCCATGTCGCGATTGCCCTGAATGCAACAGAGGTCGTAAACGCAACGGCTTCGGGCATGGCGGTGATCGTGGAGCCGTTGGCGGCTATCAACGCGCGGGCTGTGGCAGAAAGTGGTCAGGGTGTCATTGCGATCCGGCGACCGGCGGTCTCGGCAAGGTTGTCGCGCGCTAGTTAGTAAGAGGCGGCGGGCCATTGCCACCGCCGACTTGCGCCTGACACAGAGCTTCGGCCCGTTGTTTGAAAGTGGCCGCCTGGGTTTCGGTAACGACGCCTTCTTCCACCATCTTGTCTATATCGCTGGCGCGCGCCGCCAGACAAATGGCGACAGGATCGTCTGCTGCGCGATGAACCTCATCCGGCGGAAACAGGTCTTCCCAATGAATGACCGCGAGGCTGGCCAAGGCCCCGGCAAGAACGGCCAACGCCATAAGACGCCCTCCCATCCCGTCCAGAAAGCTGTTTGGCCGATGCGTATCCATGATGCTACGTTAGGTTAGATTTTTTCCGCCGCCAAGTACGGTAAGACCGCAAGAACTTTGGGGATGAACCCGGGCTTGCCAAGAGGTAAGGTGAGCACCAGATGCCATTATCATGCCGTGACGGATTGGCTTTGCTTCGCGAGCCCCCGGGCGGTTTGATGTAAGACTGGATGGGAGTTGCACGTATGACCGAGATGATCGATCCCTTCGGGAGGAATGTAAGTTACCTCCGGGTTTCGGTTACGGATCGCTGCGATTTCCGTTGCGTCTACTGCATGTCCGAAGACATGACTTTCCTGCCCAAGAAGGAAATCCTCAGCCTGGAGGAGCTTGACCGTTTGTGCAGCGCCTTTGTTGAAATGGGCGTCAAGAAGCTGCGCATGACGGGTGGCGAGCCCTTGGTTCGCAGGAACATCATGTGGCTGTTTCAACGGTTGGGCCGCCATTTGGAAAGCGGCGCGTTGGAAGAGTTGACCCTCACCACGAACGGTAGTCAGCTCTCCCGTTTTGCCGAGGAACTGCATGCCTGCGGCGTACGACGCATCAACGTGTCGCTGGACACCTTGAACCCGGATAAATTCAAGGCAATCACCCGTTGGGGCAAGTACGACAAGGTGATGGAAGGACTTCAAGCGGCCAAGAACGCGGGCCTCCAGGTCAAGATCAATGCCGTGGCACTCAAGGGCGTCAATGACGACGAACTCGACCATATGGTGGACTGGTGCGGTGGCGAAGGATTCGATCTGACTTTTATCGAAGTCATGCCCATGGGAGATATCGGCGGCGAGACGCGCCTTGATCAGTATCTACCCCTTTCCATGGTCCGTGCGCGTTTGCAGGAGAAGTGGACGTTAGACGAGATCGACTACAAGACCGGCGGACCGGCGCGCTATGTAAAGGTGCGCGAAACGGGCGGGCGCATCGGTTTCATCACACCCATGACTCATAATTTCTGTGAAAGCTGTAACCGGGTTCGCTTGACCTGCACCGGTACGCTTTACATGTGCCTGGGCCAGGAAGATGCCGCCGATCTGCGCGCACCGCTGCGCGAAAGCGATGACGACGGCCCATTGCATGCGGCGATCGCCGAAGCGATTTCCCGCAAACCGAAGGGACATGACTTCATCATAGATCGTCGCCACAAAGGTCCCGCCGTCTCTCGACACATGAGTGTGACCGGAGGTTAAGAAACCTCGGCAATGCACTAAAATACAATAAGAAACTTAATTTGCCGCTCGTACGGCGGATGGGTTGAACTCGACCTTATAGGCGAAGTCACGGCCGTCGCTCGCGACGATCGAGGTGAAGCCCATCATGTAGGCAAGGTCGAAGAAGGTGAAATCCTCCTGGATCGCCTGTTCATTCTGAAAAATCGGCAAGAGACGGGATTGCGAAGTCAATTGAGCGAAATAGGCGCGGGTACGAAAGATCGTATCGAGCAGTCCGTCATGCAAAGCCACGATAATCAAGTGATTGTCCAAGCGACCTTTGGTGAAGACGGCGACCTGTGCCGGATAGGGTGACTCCTGCTGTTGGGCGGAAACACCCGTCACGAAGGCTAGGCGAAGTTTGCGTGAAGCTTCGTTTAGGCGCTGCGCACGAGGCGGATAGACTTCGGACACGGAAGGTTCGGGATAGTAGTAACCAACATAGCGATCCTGGGCCAAAGCGAATCCCGGGATCAGCCATAACGATATCGCCAAGACCAGATAGGACCGAATGGTAACGGCACTCATCACCTGCCTCATCGCTCCCCCCATTATCCAGTGCTCCCATCCTGGTTTTCAGCGCGCCTCGACCCGGCGCAAAAACTCCCCCAGGACACGCTGATATAGTTGATCCTTGAGTATGGCGTCCTCGACACCTTTGTCGAGGTTAGGGTTGTCATTGATCTCTATGACATGCACGCCGGTGCCCGTCTGCTTGATATCCACCCCATAAAGACCGTCACCGATGAGATTGGCGGCCTTGACCCCCAGCTCCACGACTTCGCGCGGCGCGTCCTCGACGGCCATGGTCTTGAACCCCCCTTCTTCGACACGCCCGTCCTTGTAATGATGGACGATCTGCCAGTGTTTGCGGGTCATGAAGTACTGCGAAACAAACAGCGGTTGCTTGCCCAGCACGCCGACCCGCCAGTCGTATTTCGTGTACATGAACTCCTGGGCAAGAATAACGGCGGAACGCTGGAAAAGCTTGCGCGAGACTTCGGTCAACTGCGCGCGATCCTCGGCTTTGAACACCCCTCGCGAAAAAGAGCCGTCGGGTATCTTCAAGACGACTGGATAACCGATCTCTTCCTCGACCCGCAAAAGCTGCGGACGATCCACGATGATCGTACGCGGCGCTGACAGTTTATTGCTCTGAAGCAACTCGGCAAGATAGACCTTGTTCGTACAGCGCAACATGGATTGCGGATCATCGATCACCGGCATGCCTTCGTGGCGGGCTTTCTTCGCAAAGCGGTAAGTGTGATTGTCGATGCTGGTGGTCTCACGAATGAAGAGAGCATCGTACTCCGCCAGGCGCAGATAATCCTTGCGCTGGATCAGGTCCACCGCAAAGCCGATGGAAGGGCCGATCGTTTGGAACCGCTTCAGGGTCGCCGCCGAAGAGGGTGGCAAGGCCTCATTGGGATTCTGCAGGATCGCCAGGCTATAGCGCGGTTGCTGCCGCGCCTTTGGCCGTCGCCACTCAGCCTTGGTATAGCCTTCAAGCGCCGCGAGAAAGAAATCGAACTCCTCGGGACTAAGCTTGGCCGGTGAAAGAGCCTCCAGGCTATCGACGCGCCAGCGCTCCTCCTTGGCGATGGTGACGCGCACCAACGGGCAACGGAAGCGGTCGAAAAGCTCATGTGCGAGGGTTTTGAAGCGAGAATCCTGGACCTGCCCGAAACAAATGACCAGAGAGAATCCGGTCTTGGGTGGCTGCGCCAACTTTTCCAGCGTCGTGCGCAGGATCACATTCACTTCCGGCAGTTCAACGCTGTAGAGCATCTTCCGGGTGAGGTCGATGATAGTACCGACGCTGGGCACGACCTTCTGGCCCCGCGCTTCGGCCAGCAACGATACATAGTACCCCAAGTCCATATAACCCAAGTCACTTGATAAGTTCACAACGCGCATCTGCCGCCCGTTGTAAAGGCCTGGTTGGGTTACGTATTCACGCATCGTGACCGCTTGCCCAGCCCCTGCGGCCCAGTCCTTGTCCTCATTCCTTTCAACCACGATCAAATGGTTCGGCATGGCTAACCTGCGCCTCTAGATGTTGTGTCTGGCGTCGACAACACGATGGCGGCGCTGAGCCTATTCTGGCCGTAGCGAGCCATGCGTTCGAGCTCCTCGCCGCGCACAGCAATGTTAATGGAATCCAAGGGTGTCTTTCCCTCGTCGCGATCGACAAAGGGGTCGTGTAGATAAAACAAACGATCATCGCAGCCCGTTACCACCACCCAATGCGGCATCTTCTCGCCCCACATTCGATAACTGCTGACGAGAACCACGGGTAGGGCGCCACTGTTCAGGAAGCGCCTCAGGTCCTTTGCCGTCAGCCGACGCCGATGCGTTGCGATCTTCGCCGCCTTGGCTTGGTTTCTGAAATCCTCCTGAACCAACTTCATGGCCTGCCGCTTTTTCATACTGCGGACCGATTGCAGGAAAAGGGACCCGGGATCGGTTACGAATATTTCTGGTTTCAATCCGCGCCGCTGCGCTGCCAAGGCAAGACCATAGGGACCACATCCTCCGTGTCCGGAAGTCATGAAGATCAAAGTGGCTTCTCGCCAGAGCCGCAGTTCTTCGGTCGTGCTTGGTTCATAGTCGGGCAAAAATGCCGATAAGGCCATCAACAGACAGGCTGGCCCACAAGTGAATTCCTGCGTCTGCTCGTAGAAGGGAACATGCGGCATGTCCGGCATGGGGCCACCGACCAACCGCTTTTCCATTCGCAGCGCATCAACGTCGTCTTCGTAATAGGCGTTCCAAATACCGATGTCGCGATAACCGGCGCGGTGATAAAGCGCGATTGCTGCGGCATTGTCGCGTCGCACCTCTAATCGGACATAAGCGCAACCCTCGTCACGCGCGGCCTCCTCCACCTCCAACAACAAGCGCGCGCCGAGATTGGCGCCGCGCTGATTGGGGAGAACCGCCAGGGAATAAAGCCGGGACAACGACGAAGTTCCGTGCAGCAGGACCAACGCATATCCCTGCAACTGTCCATCCGGCGACTCGGCTACGCGGAACAAGGCATGCCCCTTGCGCAGCAGATGATGGAAGCTCCGCCGCGATAGCTTGTCGGCACTAAAGCAAGCGTCTTCCAACGCGACGAGTTGCGCCAGATCTTCTGCCTTCGCCGGCCTGATAATTATGCCGCCGGTCGAATCCGAATCAGCGGCCGGTGCTGTCTTTTCTTTGCTGGTTGTACGGCTTCGCATTCTCGGTTCCTGAACCAACGTAACTGAGCGCACTTTGCGCAGCAGATGACGATTCCGTCTTCACGCTTACTATGCATGACAGCCACGACGAATGCACGCGGCTGGCTTGCCGCGGTCGCTTGGTTATACTCTTTGCCAGACAGCCGCCGACGGGGGGCAGTAAGGGAGGGTTTCTTTTGAAGATTGCAATCGTTTCGGCTGACTCCGGGGAAGCAAAGACAGCCGAAAAGCGTTTGAAGCAGCGCTACGGCTGCGCGGCGCCCCAGGATGCTTCTGTGATCGTTGCTCTGGGAGGCGACGGGTTCATGCTGGAAACCGCCCACGCCCACCTCGGCAGCGGCAAGGCCATCTACGGTATGAATCGTGGCACCGTCGGCTTCCTTATGAATGCCTACGATGAAGATAACCTCGAAGAGCGCCTGAGCGCTGCCGAACAGGTAAAACTCAATCCTTTGCGAATGTTGTCCCGCACAGTCGATGGACAGGAGCAGAATGCCCTGGCGATCAACGAGGTTTCGCTCCTGCGACAAAGCAGACAGGCCGCAAAAATACGTATTTCCGTCGACGGAGTGCTGCGCCTGGATGAATTGATATGCGACGGCATACTGCTATCTACGCCCGCCGGGAGCACCGCCTACAACCTCTCCGCCCATGGGCCAATCATTCCCATTGGAACCCCCTTGCTTGCGATGACGCCGATCAGCGCCTTTAGACCGCGCCGGTGGCGCGGCGCATTGCTCCCGCACCGCGCCCGGGTGCGGTTCGATGTTCTTGATGCCCAGAAGCGTCCTGTATCGGCAACGGCGGACTATACCGAGGTCCGCGATGTTGCCTCGGTCGAAGTATACGAAGACCGCGACGTCTCCGTGCCGCTGCTCTTCGACTCCGAGCACAACCTCGAAGAGCGCATTCTGCGGGAACAGTTTCTGCCCTAGCGCGTTGGTGCCCTGAGAATCCTTATCGCCCGTCTGTTTTGTGAATTGACCTTGAGCGCAAAGCCGCGCAAGCATTTCCCGTATAAGGTAGTTCGATCATCGGGGAGGATAAGATGGTTGAAAGAGCGGCCGCAGCCATCGACTTAGAGCGCTTTCCGATTCATGAAAGTCAATCTCAATCCTATCTGGCCCTCCTCGCCGAGGTACGCCAGCAACTTAAAGAAACCGGTTGTGCCCGGCTTAAGTCCTTCGTGAACTCGGCTGCAGCGCGCGCGTTGCAGGATGAAGTCAGCGGCGTCGCAGGACAGGCCTATCGTTCTTACAACAAGGTCAATCCCTACTTCACTGCCGATGACCCCACATTGCCGGCGAGCCACCCCCGCCGCCACTTCGAACGCAGGTCTAACGCCTTCATTCCGGCGGATTCCTTTGGCGCTAACAGCCTTCTCCGTGCCATTTACGAATGGCAGCCGTTTACGGACTTTATCCGATTGGCGCTGGGTGAGAGCGAGGATAGCTTCTTTCAGTATGACGACCCGCTGGCGGACGTAATCGTAAATGCCGTGGACCCCGGAGACGGTTTCCCTTGGCATTTCGATACAAACACCTACACGGTCACACTCGGCATTCAGCCCGGCGAAGGCGGCGGCACCTTCCAATACCATCCCAAGCTGCGCAGCAAGTCAGGTGAAAACTATGATCGCGTAGCCGCCGTGCTGGGTGGCGATCTGTCGGGTGTCCGCTCCCTCACCCTTGGCCCCGGTGATTTGCAGATATTCCTCGGTCGCTACTCCCTGCACCGGGTGACCGCGGTGACCGGTACAACCTCCCGCTATGTTGGAATTTTCTCTTATGCCAACGAACCGCAGATGTGCGGGCGCGTGGAACGGACCCGCCAGCTCTACGGACGGGTCCTGGATATTCACCTGCAACGGGAAGCGCTCCTGCGGGGCGATACCCTGCACGACTAAAAAAGGCGCCCGGCCCTTGTTGGACCGGGCGCCGCCAAAACGCTACCGGGGTCGTAGCGCTTGCTTAAGCCCGACTGGAACAACAGCAGGGAAGGTCAGTTCTTCCAGAAAGGCTTAGAAAGTTCGCGCTCGATGTCAGCGGCGCTGATTCCCATGTCCTTCATCATGCGCTCGTCGAGTTGTGCGAGGTTGTGGCGCTCCTGCGCACGGTACTGCCACAGCAGGAGTTTGTCCCAGGTCGCCGTGAGAAGGGATGCGATGCGCTTGCCGGCGCTCTCACGCCCGACAGAGGTCAGGCGTTCGACATCACTGCAAGTCATGCAAACCGCTCTTTGATCCATGCTCGTCATCTTTTCTCTCCTATTCGGCTTGCCTCAACGTCACCAAGAGATCGATTGAAGCGGATACCAATGGGATAGCCTTCTATCCCTGTTATCATCTATCCGAATATTGCTTCTGGTAGCCTTTGTTCACAAACGATGTTATTTCATCCTCCGGATTAGTTTTTCTCATGTTGCGAGTTGGCTATGGCCCGTCGACTTCCGCCGCTTAATGCCCTTCGCGCCTTTGAGGCAGCAGCCCGCCATCTGTCTTTCACCAAGGCCGCGTCCGAGTTGAACGTCACGCAAGCCGCGGTCAGCCATCAGGTGAAGGCATTGGAGGAGCGCCTCGGCATTCAATTATTCGTAAGAATGAACCGGCAGCTTTTGTTGACGGAGGCAGGACAAGCTTATTTGCCCGCGATCCGCGATGCCTTCGATTTGATTGCTACGGCATCGGAACGATTGGTGTCGCGAGGCGATTCCGGCCCCCTGAAGGTGACCTCTCTGAACTCCTTCGCAGCCAAATGGCTGCTGCCGCGTCTACCGGAATTCCGGAAACAGCATCCTGACATCGACGTTCTCGTCCATGCCTCTGACACCGTTATGGACTATGTGCGTGAGGGCTTTCATTGCGGACTGCGATATGGACTGGGTCGTTATCCGGGAATGACCGTGGATTTTTTGATGGCGGACCGGTGTTTTCCGTTTTGTAGCCCACGGTTAATGGATGGTCCTAATCCTCTAACTAAACTTGAGAATCTGCGCTACCATACCTTATTGAGCGACGATGCCTCGCGGGTACCGGGCATCCCTGATTGGAACGAGTGGTTGTCCGCCGCGGGTGTGGAGGGCGTCGATCCCAGCCACGGGTTGACCTACAACGATTCAGCGATGCTCGTGCAGGCCGCCGTCGAGGGCCAGGGCGTCGCGATGGGGCGGTTATCGCTGGCCGAAGGCGATCTGGCGGCCGGACGGTTGATCAAACCTTTCGACCTGGAACTGCGTTCACAGTATTCCTACTACCTAACGATACCGCCAGGCGCCCTGGACCGGCCAAAGGTGCGCGCCTTTCGCGAATGGGTTATCGAGGAGGCCCGAAAGAGCCCCCTCGG
The sequence above is a segment of the Limibacillus halophilus genome. Coding sequences within it:
- a CDS encoding RimK family protein yields the protein MPNHLIVVERNEDKDWAAGAGQAVTMREYVTQPGLYNGRQMRVVNLSSDLGYMDLGYYVSLLAEARGQKVVPSVGTIIDLTRKMLYSVELPEVNVILRTTLEKLAQPPKTGFSLVICFGQVQDSRFKTLAHELFDRFRCPLVRVTIAKEERWRVDSLEALSPAKLSPEEFDFFLAALEGYTKAEWRRPKARQQPRYSLAILQNPNEALPPSSAATLKRFQTIGPSIGFAVDLIQRKDYLRLAEYDALFIRETTSIDNHTYRFAKKARHEGMPVIDDPQSMLRCTNKVYLAELLQSNKLSAPRTIIVDRPQLLRVEEEIGYPVVLKIPDGSFSRGVFKAEDRAQLTEVSRKLFQRSAVILAQEFMYTKYDWRVGVLGKQPLFVSQYFMTRKHWQIVHHYKDGRVEEGGFKTMAVEDAPREVVELGVKAANLIGDGLYGVDIKQTGTGVHVIEINDNPNLDKGVEDAILKDQLYQRVLGEFLRRVEAR
- a CDS encoding GNAT family N-acetyltransferase/peptidase C39 family protein: MRSRTTSKEKTAPAADSDSTGGIIIRPAKAEDLAQLVALEDACFSADKLSRRSFHHLLRKGHALFRVAESPDGQLQGYALVLLHGTSSLSRLYSLAVLPNQRGANLGARLLLEVEEAARDEGCAYVRLEVRRDNAAAIALYHRAGYRDIGIWNAYYEDDVDALRMEKRLVGGPMPDMPHVPFYEQTQEFTCGPACLLMALSAFLPDYEPSTTEELRLWREATLIFMTSGHGGCGPYGLALAAQRRGLKPEIFVTDPGSLFLQSVRSMKKRQAMKLVQEDFRNQAKAAKIATHRRRLTAKDLRRFLNSGALPVVLVSSYRMWGEKMPHWVVVTGCDDRLFYLHDPFVDRDEGKTPLDSINIAVRGEELERMARYGQNRLSAAIVLSTPDTTSRGAG
- a CDS encoding NAD kinase, whose product is MKIAIVSADSGEAKTAEKRLKQRYGCAAPQDASVIVALGGDGFMLETAHAHLGSGKAIYGMNRGTVGFLMNAYDEDNLEERLSAAEQVKLNPLRMLSRTVDGQEQNALAINEVSLLRQSRQAAKIRISVDGVLRLDELICDGILLSTPAGSTAYNLSAHGPIIPIGTPLLAMTPISAFRPRRWRGALLPHRARVRFDVLDAQKRPVSATADYTEVRDVASVEVYEDRDVSVPLLFDSEHNLEERILREQFLP
- a CDS encoding HalD/BesD family halogenase — its product is MVERAAAAIDLERFPIHESQSQSYLALLAEVRQQLKETGCARLKSFVNSAAARALQDEVSGVAGQAYRSYNKVNPYFTADDPTLPASHPRRHFERRSNAFIPADSFGANSLLRAIYEWQPFTDFIRLALGESEDSFFQYDDPLADVIVNAVDPGDGFPWHFDTNTYTVTLGIQPGEGGGTFQYHPKLRSKSGENYDRVAAVLGGDLSGVRSLTLGPGDLQIFLGRYSLHRVTAVTGTTSRYVGIFSYANEPQMCGRVERTRQLYGRVLDIHLQREALLRGDTLHD
- a CDS encoding DUF1127 domain-containing protein translates to MTSMDQRAVCMTCSDVERLTSVGRESAGKRIASLLTATWDKLLLWQYRAQERHNLAQLDERMMKDMGISAADIERELSKPFWKN
- a CDS encoding transcriptional regulator GcvA — translated: MARRLPPLNALRAFEAAARHLSFTKAASELNVTQAAVSHQVKALEERLGIQLFVRMNRQLLLTEAGQAYLPAIRDAFDLIATASERLVSRGDSGPLKVTSLNSFAAKWLLPRLPEFRKQHPDIDVLVHASDTVMDYVREGFHCGLRYGLGRYPGMTVDFLMADRCFPFCSPRLMDGPNPLTKLENLRYHTLLSDDASRVPGIPDWNEWLSAAGVEGVDPSHGLTYNDSAMLVQAAVEGQGVAMGRLSLAEGDLAAGRLIKPFDLELRSQYSYYLTIPPGALDRPKVRAFREWVIEEARKSPLGAEAQPRSTSA